TGAATAGGTCGTGTTGACCGATTGGCCACCTGGACCAGAAGAACAAAAAGTATCCTTGCGGATATCATTTAAATCCAAGTTGATTTCTACTTCCCCTGCTTCTGGTAGCACCACTACACTGGCTGCGGAAGTATGTATACGGCCTTGTGTTTCCGTAGTAGGGACCCGTTGTACACGATGTACCCCAGACTCATATTTCATAAGGCCATATACATCTTCACCAGCTATGGTGCAGACCATTTCCTTCCATCCACCAGCCGTACCTTCTATGGTGTATACAATGGAAAAATCCCATTTCATTTTTTCTGCAAAACGTTTGTACATGCGAAAAAGATCCCCGGTAAAAAGGGCGGCTTCGTCCCCGCCAGTACCAGCCCGAATCTCTAATACAATGTTTCTACTGTCATTGGGGTCACTGGGGGTAAGTGCATCGCGTAATTGTGTTTCTAGATGGGCCTTTTTATCTAAAGCAGAGGATAACTCTTGTTTGGCAATCTCACGGAAGGCTTCTTCTTTTTCCGTATGTAATACTGCTTTAGCTTCTTTTATATTTTCT
The nucleotide sequence above comes from Cardinium endosymbiont of Sogatella furcifera. Encoded proteins:
- the prfA gene encoding peptide chain release factor 1 codes for the protein MIEKLKSIKERFHEVEAAIYQPDALNDMKAYAALNKEYRKLSKIVHLYQDYELVLENIKEAKAVLHTEKEEAFREIAKQELSSALDKKAHLETQLRDALTPSDPNDSRNIVLEIRAGTGGDEAALFTGDLFRMYKRFAEKMKWDFSIVYTIEGTAGGWKEMVCTIAGEDVYGLMKYESGVHRVQRVPTTETQGRIHTSAASVVVLPEAGEVEINLDLNDIRKDTFCSSGPGGQSVNTTYSAVRLTHIPTGLVVSCQDGKSQIKNYEKALKVLRSRLYDMEVKKQQEAIGIERRSMVKRGDRGDKIRTYNFPQARATDHRIGYTEHNLAAILDGAILDMIKALRVADHAEKLQAGTEGSL